In Capsicum annuum cultivar UCD-10X-F1 chromosome 11, UCD10Xv1.1, whole genome shotgun sequence, one genomic interval encodes:
- the LOC107848074 gene encoding proteasome subunit beta type-4 — protein sequence MNVMDSAPVENSLMSSESDIQRTQYPYVTGTSVVGIKYKDGILLAADMGGSYGSTIRYKSVERLKPVGKHSLLGASGEISDFQEIMKYLDELILYDNMWDDGNSFGPKEVHNYLTRVMYNRRNKFNPLWNSLVLGGVKNGQKYLGSVSMIGVHYEDNHVATGFGNHLARPILRDEWHENLSYEEGVKLLEKCMRVLLYRDRSAVNKLQIAKITEEGVTISQPYSLKTFWNFSAFQNPTVGAEGSW from the exons ATGAAC GTGATGGATTCAGCTCCGGTTGAAAATAGCTTAATGAGCTCCGAATCTGATATTCAGAGAACGCA GTATCCATATGTGACTGGGACATCTGTTGTTGGTATCAAATACAAGGATGGTATTCTCTTGGCTGCTGACATGGGAG GTTCCTATGGTTCAACTATACGTTACAAGAGTGTGGAGCGATTGAAGCCGGTGGGAAAACACTCCCTTCTTGGTGCAAGTGGTGAAATTAGTGATTTTCAGGAGATAATGAAGTACCTTGATGAGCTTAT CTTGTATGACAACATGTGGGATGACGGAAACTCCTTTGGTCCCAAAGAAGTGCATAACTATCTAACACGTGTGATGTATAATCGTCGCAACAAGTTCAACCCACTTTGGAATTCACTTGTTCTTGGTGGAGTGAAAAATGGACAGAAGTATCTTGGATCA gtTAGTATGATCGGTGTGCATTATGAGGACAATCATGTGGCTACTGGATTTGGGAATCACCTTGCGAGGCCCATTCTCCGTGACGAATGGCATGAAAACTTGAGTTATGAAGAAGGCGTTAAGTTGTTGGAGAAGTGTATGCGTGTGCTTTTGTATCGAGACAGATCTGCAGTCAACAAGCTTCAG ATTGCAAAAATCACAGAAGAGGGTGTAACCATTTCTCAACCATACTCATTGAAGACTTTCTGGAACTTCTCCGCTTTCCAGAATCCAACTGTTGGTGCTGAGGGTTCATGGTAA